From a region of the Campylobacter sp. CNRCH_2014_0184h genome:
- a CDS encoding ABC transporter ATP-binding protein, protein MIKIHNLYFSYDHKALLENINISLKHQTFLGILGPNGSGKSTLLKLLLKDLMPNQGEIVLLGENVNHINTKDISRLIGLVPQKSKLQAPLKVVDVLLMGKYNALKYSFSSYTHEDIKEVKNYAKTLQCEHLLHRNILSLSGGEFQKILLIRALLKNPKILFLDEPTSALDLKYSIEILKFCEQLIHKKNISIVAILHDLNLASIFCDQLVFLKDGKVRYFDSTHKLFTPEILYEIYGLKCEVIYKNARPYVLALKE, encoded by the coding sequence ATGATTAAAATTCATAATTTGTATTTTTCATATGATCATAAAGCATTACTTGAAAATATCAATATCAGTCTAAAACATCAAACATTCTTAGGTATTTTAGGTCCAAATGGGTCTGGAAAAAGTACTTTATTAAAGTTACTATTGAAAGATTTAATGCCAAATCAAGGTGAAATTGTTTTATTAGGCGAAAATGTGAATCATATTAACACAAAAGACATATCACGTCTAATAGGGCTAGTACCACAAAAATCTAAACTCCAAGCTCCTTTAAAAGTTGTAGATGTTTTGCTAATGGGAAAATATAACGCACTAAAGTATTCTTTTTCAAGTTATACTCATGAAGATATAAAAGAAGTGAAAAATTACGCAAAAACACTACAATGCGAACATTTGTTGCATAGAAATATCTTATCTTTAAGTGGGGGAGAATTCCAAAAAATCCTCCTTATAAGGGCTTTATTAAAAAATCCAAAAATACTTTTCCTAGATGAGCCTACTTCAGCTTTAGATTTAAAATACTCTATAGAAATTTTAAAATTTTGTGAGCAACTTATCCATAAAAAAAATATCTCTATTGTGGCTATTTTGCATGATTTAAATTTAGCTTCTATTTTTTGTGATCAATTGGTATTTTTAAAAGATGGAAAGGTTCGGTATTTTGACAGTACACATAAGCTTTTTACTCCTGAAATTTTATATGAAATTTATGGGTTAAAATGCGAAGTGATTTATAAAAATGCAAGACCATATGTTTTAGCTTTAAAGGAATAA
- a CDS encoding permease, producing MEKLVFILKDFLILFIEISVLFILVSMLIAYLNERYAKFFNEHLKKDSFTSYIKAILLGCLTPFCSCSSIPLLNAFLKAKVPLGVCIAYLITSPLINPIIVVMFMVSFGLKISLFYVGFLFCVILFIAFCVSKINTQGFFNEDFLKNDLEQKSCCSNNTFQSSCCQKPSLVFAKNSKTSKILNFKNKAKESKIKILFSQSFKEYKKILPYIVIGMAIGAVIHGAFPQDFFQNYMKDYGVLGVFIAAFIGVLLYMNCTAMIPVALALTTSGIPLGIMMSFLIAGVGCSLPELILLKRIFKTSFLILFASMIVAIAISFGLLMFFI from the coding sequence ATGGAGAAATTAGTTTTTATTTTAAAAGATTTTCTTATTTTATTTATAGAAATATCTGTTTTGTTTATTTTGGTTAGTATGCTTATTGCTTATTTAAATGAGCGCTATGCCAAATTTTTTAATGAGCATTTAAAGAAAGATTCTTTTACAAGCTATATAAAAGCCATACTTTTGGGTTGTTTAACTCCATTTTGCTCATGTTCAAGCATACCGCTTTTAAACGCATTTTTAAAAGCTAAAGTCCCACTTGGGGTATGCATAGCTTATTTAATCACCTCGCCTTTAATTAATCCTATTATAGTAGTGATGTTTATGGTGAGTTTTGGCTTAAAAATATCTTTATTTTATGTGGGGTTTTTATTTTGTGTGATTTTATTTATTGCTTTTTGTGTTTCTAAAATAAACACTCAAGGATTTTTTAATGAAGACTTTTTAAAAAATGATTTAGAGCAAAAGTCATGTTGTTCTAACAATACTTTTCAAAGCTCATGTTGTCAAAAACCTAGCTTGGTTTTTGCTAAAAATTCTAAAACAAGTAAAATTTTAAATTTTAAAAACAAAGCTAAAGAAAGTAAAATCAAAATATTATTTTCACAAAGCTTTAAAGAGTATAAAAAAATTTTACCTTATATTGTTATAGGTATGGCTATAGGGGCTGTTATACATGGTGCTTTTCCACAAGATTTTTTCCAAAATTATATGAAAGATTATGGAGTTTTGGGCGTATTTATAGCAGCTTTTATAGGAGTTTTACTTTATATGAATTGTACAGCTATGATACCTGTAGCACTAGCTTTAACTACCAGTGGAATTCCACTTGGTATAATGATGAGTTTTTTAATAGCAGGAGTAGGGTGTTCTTTGCCTGAGCTTATTTTGCTTAAAAGAATTTTCAAAACAAGCTTTTTGATTTTATTTGCAAGTATGATTGTTGCTATTGCGATTAGTTTTGGTCTTTTAATGTTTTTTATATAA
- the tatB gene encoding Sec-independent protein translocase protein TatB, protein MSFGEILVILVVAILVLGPEKLPSTIVEIAKILKVIKSNIDEAKASINKELKIAELKDEAQKYKDEFSQTNENIRKKLSFEEFDQLKEDILNNTKELKSEINDLEKDIQELSNLEEKIQKDEKNTQKMES, encoded by the coding sequence ATGAGTTTTGGTGAAATTTTAGTTATTTTAGTTGTAGCTATTTTAGTGCTTGGGCCTGAAAAATTACCTTCAACTATAGTTGAAATTGCAAAAATTTTAAAAGTCATTAAAAGTAATATCGATGAAGCAAAAGCAAGTATTAATAAAGAACTAAAAATAGCAGAATTAAAAGATGAAGCACAAAAATACAAAGATGAATTTTCACAAACTAATGAAAATATCAGAAAAAAACTAAGTTTTGAAGAATTTGATCAACTCAAAGAAGATATTTTAAATAATACCAAAGAATTAAAAAGTGAAATTAATGATTTAGAAAAAGATATACAAGAACTTTCTAATCTTGAAGAAAAAATTCAAAAAGATGAAAAAAATACTCAGAAAATGGAAAGCTAA
- the queA gene encoding tRNA preQ1(34) S-adenosylmethionine ribosyltransferase-isomerase QueA, translated as MNKDLLLSSYDYDLPNELIANFPILPKENAKLLVYERCKDQISYLHFKDLAKILPPCEIIFNDTKVIKARIYGNKESGSKIELFINHPLKNNDFLVQIRGKVKEGQILYFENSLKAKIKKLHDDGTREVEFFNDEKELNHHEVFEILEKIGHVPLPPYIKRADEAQDSINYQSIFAKNQGAVAAPTASLHFDEAMINELKKNHNIHTITLHVGAGTFKGVECEDIRDHKMHSEFFHIDDETCALIDSSKKILGVGTTVTRCVEYYHRKKLKEGFCDLFLHPQNTPQRLDYLLTNFHLPKSTLIMLVAAFIGREKTLELYHEAIKNNYRFYSYGDGMLII; from the coding sequence ATTAATAAAGATCTTTTGCTTTCTAGTTATGATTATGATTTACCCAATGAACTTATAGCAAATTTTCCTATTTTACCCAAAGAAAATGCCAAGCTTTTAGTATATGAAAGATGTAAAGATCAAATTTCATATTTGCATTTTAAGGACTTAGCTAAAATTTTACCACCTTGTGAAATCATCTTTAATGATACCAAAGTCATCAAAGCAAGAATTTATGGAAACAAAGAAAGTGGTAGTAAAATAGAACTTTTTATCAACCATCCTTTAAAAAATAATGATTTTTTAGTGCAAATTCGGGGTAAGGTTAAAGAAGGGCAAATTTTATATTTTGAAAATTCTTTAAAAGCTAAAATCAAAAAATTACATGATGATGGCACAAGAGAAGTAGAGTTTTTTAATGATGAAAAAGAGCTTAATCATCATGAAGTTTTTGAAATTTTAGAAAAAATAGGCCATGTGCCTTTACCACCTTATATTAAAAGAGCAGATGAAGCGCAAGATAGCATTAACTATCAAAGCATTTTTGCTAAAAATCAAGGCGCAGTTGCCGCACCTACTGCAAGCTTACACTTTGATGAAGCAATGATCAATGAACTTAAAAAAAATCATAATATCCATACTATCACACTACACGTTGGCGCAGGAACTTTTAAAGGTGTAGAATGTGAAGATATACGTGATCATAAAATGCATTCAGAATTTTTTCATATTGATGATGAAACTTGTGCTTTGATTGATTCTTCCAAGAAAATACTAGGCGTTGGTACTACTGTTACTCGTTGTGTAGAGTACTATCATAGAAAAAAATTAAAAGAAGGTTTTTGTGATTTGTTTTTACACCCACAAAATACCCCACAAAGACTTGATTATTTACTTACTAATTTTCACTTACCAAAATCAACTTTAATTATGCTTGTAGCAGCATTTATAGGTAGGGAAAAAACCTTAGAGCTTTACCATGAAGCTATAAAAAATAACTATCGTTTTTACTCATATGGTGATGGAATGCTAATTATTTAG
- a CDS encoding ABC transporter substrate-binding protein: protein MKKILLLISIVISFVYSKERLVVLDPASVETIFMLDGADEIVGIAKLQYSSIYPEEKTKNIPSVGTFSNPSVEKIVSLRPSLVVLSEYSFNLKPILDQFKIKSIALQSKNLEDIKENILILAKLIHKEEQGQKLLEYFQNELKQLQEQAKNKNVIYLYSAQPLMAFNDNSLIADILRLLGFSNVSPKSKVSRPILSQEHILKQNPDMIILGMGANKQSLLNYSLLKSTKAWKQNCIIINDHTHELLRLSPKILDRIKKFKTLLSKC from the coding sequence ATGAAAAAAATCTTATTGTTAATAAGTATTGTGATTAGTTTTGTGTATTCTAAAGAGCGTTTAGTGGTGTTAGATCCTGCTAGTGTTGAGACCATATTTATGCTTGATGGAGCAGATGAGATTGTTGGTATTGCTAAGTTACAATATTCTAGTATTTATCCAGAAGAAAAGACTAAAAATATCCCAAGCGTAGGTACTTTTTCTAACCCTTCAGTGGAAAAAATTGTTTCCCTGCGACCAAGTTTAGTTGTTTTGAGTGAATATTCTTTCAATCTAAAACCCATATTAGATCAGTTTAAAATCAAAAGCATTGCATTACAATCAAAAAATTTAGAGGATATCAAAGAAAATATTCTCATCTTAGCAAAGCTTATTCATAAAGAGGAGCAGGGGCAAAAACTTTTGGAGTATTTTCAAAATGAACTTAAACAACTTCAAGAACAAGCTAAAAATAAAAATGTTATATATTTATATTCAGCTCAACCTTTGATGGCTTTTAATGATAATTCTTTGATTGCAGATATTTTAAGATTACTGGGTTTTTCTAATGTTAGTCCTAAAAGTAAGGTTTCAAGACCCATTCTTTCTCAAGAGCATATCTTAAAGCAAAATCCTGATATGATCATACTTGGAATGGGTGCAAACAAACAAAGCTTATTGAATTATTCTTTATTAAAATCCACTAAGGCTTGGAAGCAAAATTGTATCATTATAAATGATCATACCCATGAATTGTTAAGATTAAGTCCAAAAATACTTGATAGAATTAAAAAATTTAAAACATTACTTTCTAAGTGCTAA
- a CDS encoding TonB-dependent receptor, with protein MNSTSRIISFSFYVVLFLNHAWANALNTKDEKVYLDELVVSASGFEQDADKNLRNVIVVDGSSLKKKGFSSIEQVLESIPEINFVNFGLGRNVDMRGQGNKSNTAVKVMLDGRQINMLDNSHGVTPLNGININNIERIEIIPGGGSILYGNGTRGGVINIISKKQKQDHFSIFGQTQSYQNIIDGGNFGFNLNKVLRDDVALSLSAQKFDKNGFQEGYNEKGFHLNTGIMSDLDENSNIALNYNHFKSINKNSGYLTKAQIESNPRQKGASENITQTNRSELSLDYNYYLGDAWEFRLGSFWQDQKIVYDKDVIMMKGIKAYQDGSGFNDTTLGFNFKAKYNYNENSYLVSGYDFLNHDAKRTSLLKYSVFPIIPYHYMQTIMDMNKQSHSIFVLNSHQFNDIFVLSSGIRYEWNQYTTHRSYKNQMQINTPNHPIIIDELSLFDTKKHSDNIAFEFTPTFVYSDTGLAYFKYEKGFISPSPAQFVNKDNKSKKYYSTDLNSEIFHTFELGINDVLWDFHAFRASVFYTQSKDEIAYLGNPHATSGSWWKYYNIDETRRLGVEMNLSQKLLGETLILKQGVAYIDASISKGVNDGLRIPYVSKVNLYAGLDYYWSANFNTFVDLNYHSRAKDGGMIDEKTGKMYQNEWIKDYTLVDIGASYNYKNLQIAVGIRNIFDKKYYTYQDSINDQYLPGNGRSYYTEFKYVF; from the coding sequence ATGAATTCTACAAGTAGGATTATTTCGTTTTCTTTTTATGTAGTATTATTTTTAAATCATGCATGGGCTAATGCATTAAATACAAAAGATGAAAAAGTGTATTTAGATGAACTTGTGGTTTCTGCGAGTGGATTTGAGCAAGATGCGGATAAGAATTTGAGAAATGTTATTGTTGTAGATGGTTCTTCTTTAAAGAAAAAAGGTTTTAGCTCTATAGAGCAAGTGTTAGAGAGTATACCTGAAATCAATTTTGTTAATTTTGGACTAGGTCGTAATGTTGATATGAGAGGACAAGGAAATAAATCTAATACTGCTGTTAAGGTAATGCTAGATGGTCGCCAAATTAATATGCTTGATAATTCCCATGGTGTTACTCCTTTAAATGGTATTAATATAAACAATATCGAACGTATAGAAATCATACCGGGTGGAGGGTCAATTTTATATGGAAATGGCACAAGAGGTGGTGTGATCAATATTATAAGCAAAAAGCAAAAACAAGATCATTTTTCTATTTTTGGTCAAACACAATCTTACCAAAATATTATCGATGGAGGTAATTTCGGTTTTAATTTAAATAAGGTTTTACGTGATGATGTGGCTTTGTCTTTGAGTGCTCAAAAATTTGACAAAAATGGCTTTCAAGAAGGCTACAATGAAAAAGGCTTTCATCTTAATACAGGCATAATGAGTGATCTTGATGAAAATAGTAATATTGCATTAAATTATAATCATTTTAAAAGTATAAATAAAAATAGCGGCTATTTAACCAAAGCGCAAATTGAAAGTAACCCTAGACAAAAAGGCGCTTCAGAGAATATCACACAAACTAATAGATCTGAATTAAGCTTAGATTATAATTACTATCTTGGCGATGCTTGGGAATTTCGCTTAGGGAGTTTTTGGCAAGATCAAAAAATCGTTTACGATAAAGATGTGATTATGATGAAAGGCATTAAAGCTTACCAAGATGGAAGTGGATTTAATGACACAACTTTAGGGTTTAATTTTAAAGCAAAATACAATTATAATGAGAATTCTTACTTGGTAAGCGGGTATGATTTTTTAAATCATGATGCTAAGCGAACAAGCTTATTAAAATATAGTGTTTTTCCTATCATACCTTATCATTATATGCAAACTATTATGGATATGAACAAACAAAGCCATTCGATTTTTGTTTTAAACTCTCATCAATTTAATGATATTTTTGTTTTATCTAGTGGTATTCGATACGAATGGAACCAATACACCACACATAGAAGTTATAAAAATCAAATGCAAATTAACACTCCAAATCACCCCATAATTATAGATGAGTTGAGTCTTTTTGATACAAAAAAACACAGTGATAATATTGCTTTTGAGTTTACTCCTACTTTTGTATATTCTGATACGGGTTTGGCTTATTTTAAATACGAAAAGGGTTTTATATCCCCAAGCCCAGCACAATTTGTAAATAAAGACAACAAAAGTAAGAAGTATTATTCTACGGATTTAAATTCTGAAATTTTTCATACCTTTGAATTGGGTATTAATGATGTATTGTGGGATTTTCACGCTTTTAGAGCAAGTGTTTTTTACACCCAAAGTAAAGATGAGATAGCTTATCTTGGCAACCCGCATGCTACATCAGGATCATGGTGGAAATACTACAATATAGATGAGACTAGACGACTTGGTGTTGAAATGAATTTAAGTCAAAAACTACTCGGAGAAACTTTGATCTTAAAACAAGGTGTAGCTTACATCGATGCAAGTATATCTAAAGGGGTTAATGATGGCTTAAGAATTCCTTATGTTTCTAAGGTTAATTTATATGCGGGATTAGATTATTACTGGAGTGCAAATTTTAATACTTTTGTTGACTTAAATTATCATTCTAGAGCTAAAGATGGTGGTATGATAGATGAGAAAACGGGAAAAATGTATCAAAATGAATGGATTAAAGACTACACTTTAGTAGATATTGGAGCAAGTTATAATTATAAAAATTTGCAAATTGCTGTAGGGATAAGAAATATATTTGATAAAAAATATTACACCTATCAAGATAGTATAAATGATCAGTACCTACCAGGAAATGGAAGAAGTTATTATACGGAGTTTAAGTATGTGTTCTAA
- a CDS encoding ArsR/SmtB family transcription factor, with the protein MQEFLKITSAVNDESRILILAFLQKYGKLCVCDLQSSLNMSQSRLSRHLKILKEANFLEVDRQGVWAYYGVKENLNNFCNDMLKNINELSIKLPELKRFSCECANAR; encoded by the coding sequence ATGCAAGAGTTTTTAAAAATAACAAGTGCGGTTAATGATGAAAGCAGGATTTTGATCCTAGCTTTCTTACAAAAATACGGAAAGCTTTGTGTGTGTGATTTGCAAAGCTCTTTAAATATGAGCCAATCAAGGCTTTCAAGACATTTAAAAATTTTAAAAGAAGCTAATTTTTTAGAAGTAGATAGACAAGGTGTTTGGGCGTATTATGGAGTAAAAGAAAATTTAAATAACTTTTGTAATGATATGCTAAAAAACATCAATGAACTTTCCATAAAGCTTCCTGAGCTTAAAAGGTTTTCTTGTGAATGCGCTAATGCTAGGTAA
- a CDS encoding FecCD family ABC transporter permease, with the protein MEEVIIRSLSMCSKNTLIYSMFVLAYFVVIVMALCLGEENINLVQLYEYVFIHNDTLNQMIIDARLSRVVMAILIGMLLSSSGAITQNVFSNPIADPYIIGIASAATFGAIVAYLLGFEDYYYGIFAFICSSIFSFFVFKIASKTSISTLLIIGIATSSFLGAFTSFFTYVIGEDSFKVVAWLMGNIGLSSWYHVQILILPLLLSLLYFYINKNALNILLSGDEEAKNLGVDAYSLRIKLLIVSSLAVSFAVAFTGIIAFVGLIIPHVVRLIFKTYDNAIVIPYSVVFGGIFLLISDIIAKTLLSPVQIPIGIITALFGSPIFLYLALKSKKGF; encoded by the coding sequence ATGGAAGAAGTTATTATACGGAGTTTAAGTATGTGTTCTAAAAACACTTTAATTTACTCCATGTTTGTTTTGGCTTATTTTGTGGTTATTGTAATGGCGTTATGCTTAGGTGAGGAAAATATCAACCTTGTGCAACTGTATGAATATGTTTTTATACATAATGACACTTTAAATCAAATGATCATAGATGCTCGTTTAAGTAGAGTAGTTATGGCTATTTTGATTGGAATGTTATTATCAAGTAGTGGAGCTATTACCCAAAATGTATTTTCAAACCCCATAGCAGATCCTTATATCATAGGTATTGCTTCAGCGGCTACTTTTGGGGCTATTGTTGCTTATTTATTGGGCTTTGAAGATTATTATTATGGAATTTTTGCCTTTATTTGTTCGAGTATTTTTTCTTTTTTTGTTTTTAAAATTGCTTCTAAAACTTCCATTAGCACATTGTTGATTATTGGTATTGCTACATCATCTTTTTTAGGAGCTTTTACTTCATTTTTTACTTATGTTATTGGAGAAGACTCTTTTAAGGTTGTAGCTTGGTTGATGGGAAATATTGGCTTAAGTTCTTGGTATCATGTGCAAATTCTTATCTTGCCTTTGCTTTTAAGTTTATTGTATTTTTATATCAATAAAAATGCCTTAAATATTTTACTAAGCGGAGATGAAGAGGCTAAAAATTTAGGAGTTGATGCATATAGCTTAAGGATAAAACTTTTGATCGTTTCTTCATTAGCTGTATCTTTTGCTGTGGCTTTTACGGGGATTATAGCTTTTGTTGGTTTGATTATACCGCATGTTGTGAGATTGATTTTTAAAACCTATGATAATGCTATTGTGATCCCATATTCTGTTGTTTTTGGTGGTATTTTTTTGCTCATTAGTGATATTATAGCAAAGACTTTACTTTCTCCTGTTCAAATACCCATAGGCATTATTACTGCTTTGTTTGGTTCGCCTATATTTTTATATTTAGCTTTGAAGTCAAAAAAAGGATTTTGA
- a CDS encoding HugZ family heme oxygenase: MNFSTIIEHMNSHHQSNIIDLCKKFSDSKKIEKAILQSVDFEGLDIIYNDDQTLRINFPTKADVNTIKDIIIELCMNAKNDGLENIHQEIDEFIAQYNSIILATLTENGETTCSYAPFFRFQSENYIYISQISEHFHNIKTNPNNIEVMFLEDECKASSVTLRKRLRYKASASILERDTEFDKKYDEFEKQTKDDKAVKMIRTMLDFHLIKLNFHNGRFVKGFGKAYDIQDGKIIHIKGKHPHQFSHKK; encoded by the coding sequence ATGAATTTTAGTACTATCATTGAGCATATGAACTCACACCATCAATCCAACATTATAGACTTATGCAAAAAATTTTCTGACTCCAAGAAAATCGAAAAAGCTATACTTCAAAGTGTGGACTTTGAAGGACTAGATATAATCTACAATGATGATCAAACACTACGCATTAATTTTCCAACAAAAGCTGATGTAAACACCATTAAAGATATCATTATCGAGCTTTGCATGAATGCAAAAAACGATGGTTTAGAAAACATTCATCAAGAGATTGATGAATTTATCGCACAATACAATTCCATCATTTTAGCAACACTCACTGAAAATGGTGAAACCACTTGCTCTTATGCTCCATTTTTTAGATTTCAATCTGAAAATTACATTTACATTAGTCAAATCAGTGAGCATTTTCATAATATCAAAACAAACCCAAACAACATTGAAGTAATGTTTTTAGAAGATGAATGCAAAGCGAGTTCGGTCACTCTAAGAAAAAGACTACGCTATAAAGCAAGCGCATCCATTCTTGAAAGAGATACAGAATTTGACAAAAAATATGATGAGTTTGAAAAACAAACAAAAGATGATAAAGCAGTGAAGATGATTAGAACTATGCTTGATTTTCATTTGATTAAACTTAACTTTCACAATGGACGCTTTGTAAAAGGATTTGGCAAAGCTTATGATATACAAGATGGGAAAATTATTCACATCAAAGGAAAACACCCTCATCAATTCTCACACAAAAAATAG
- the tatC gene encoding twin-arginine translocase subunit TatC encodes MFEELKPHLVELRKRLFISVACVVVMFFVCFSFNNYIIDILKAPVEAALPEISRQMTFVELQEPLFTAMKVSFFTAFLISLPVIFWQFWKFVAPGLYDNEKRLVVPFVSFASIMFALGALFCYYIVIPLAFKFLIDFGVQTQDFKPLISIGLYVGFFTKLVIAFGLAFEMPVITFFFAKLGLIDDTFLKKHFRVSVLVIFVFSAMMTPPDVISQFLMAVPLCGLYGISIYIAKKVNPSQKEDDEND; translated from the coding sequence ATGTTTGAAGAATTAAAACCGCATTTAGTAGAACTTAGAAAAAGATTATTTATAAGTGTTGCTTGTGTTGTTGTGATGTTTTTTGTATGTTTTAGTTTTAATAACTATATCATAGATATACTAAAAGCGCCTGTTGAAGCGGCCTTACCTGAAATTTCAAGACAAATGACCTTTGTTGAGTTACAAGAGCCTTTGTTTACTGCGATGAAGGTTTCGTTTTTTACAGCTTTTTTGATTTCTTTGCCAGTTATTTTTTGGCAGTTTTGGAAATTTGTAGCACCTGGACTTTATGATAATGAAAAAAGATTAGTAGTACCTTTTGTAAGCTTTGCTAGTATTATGTTTGCACTTGGTGCTTTATTTTGTTATTATATAGTTATACCTTTGGCTTTTAAATTTTTGATTGATTTTGGGGTGCAAACCCAAGATTTTAAGCCTTTAATTAGTATAGGTTTATATGTAGGCTTTTTTACTAAATTAGTAATCGCTTTTGGTTTAGCTTTTGAAATGCCTGTAATAACCTTTTTCTTTGCTAAACTTGGACTGATTGATGATACTTTTTTGAAAAAACATTTTAGAGTTTCAGTTTTAGTGATTTTTGTTTTTTCAGCTATGATGACACCACCTGATGTTATATCACAATTTTTAATGGCTGTTCCTTTATGCGGGCTTTATGGAATTTCTATTTATATAGCTAAAAAAGTTAATCCTAGTCAAAAAGAAGATGATGAAAATGATTAA